The nucleotide window TGGAGAACTGAGCTACAAAATGAAGTCAAACAAGTAGAGAGGGGGAAGAGACGAGAGAAAAGCGCCAGTAAACACTAAAGAGGTCATTCTGCCCCCACAAGAGTGACATTTATTCAAAAGGCAAGAAAACTCAAAAAATAGAAAAGGGAAGGTATTGGGAAGGATTGTGCCTAATTGAGGGTGGGACAGGGGGTTCTTGCAGGCACAGTGGGCCCCGAGAGGCAGCTCAGATGAGGTCAGCCACGTTGAGAGGCATCTCCTCAATGGAGGTGTTGTAGAATGTCTCAATGTCGCGTAGCGTACGCTTGTCTTCTTCCGTCACCATGTTAATCGCTACTCCTTTCCTTCCAAAACGGCCCCCTCGACCGATCCTGGGGTGAGAAAGAAGCATCACCACGGAGGCCTAGAGGAAGCAGTAGGCAAGGACAACAGGGCAACCAAGAAGCCCTTCGGGGGCGGAGGGGGGGAATGACACACAAAACAGCCATTCACCTGTGGATGTAGTTCTCGCGGTTAGTAGGCAAGTCGTAGTTGATGACGAGGGACACCTGCTGTACATCAATTCCACGAGCCTGGACAGGGAGACAGGGCAATTAACACCACATGCACACCACCTTGCTGCTCTGAAATGTTGCGGTCCGCTTACAATCCAAATAAAACACACAGAAACATGCTTTTCCCACACTGCCTGGGAGCAGCAAAATGGCAGGCCAGTTGTATGTGGGCTGCTGCCAAGTGGCAGGGCACCCTGGCGGTTGGTACCAGCCGTGGAGAAGAGTAGCCCCCAACCATTCATGTGCCAAGGAGCTACAATCTGCCAACAGTACTATGCCAACCAGGCAGAGAGGGAATCTCCTtggaggggcagggaagaggagagaaTGGGCCCAACCTCCTTCCGTGCCTCTGGATGGGGGAACCAGCCACTGGTTCTGTACTGtaagctgccccccacccccagaaagCCTCTTAgcagagaggcaggcaggcaggcagacagactggCTGCCGGTTAGGCTGATGGCCCCTAAAGTCCGTTTCCCTTTTCACTCCACACTCACCAGTAAGTCTGTGGTGATCAGGACCCGGCTGGAACCAGAGCGGAACTCTCTCATGATGACATCACGCTCCTTCTGGTCCATGTCTCCGTGCTGCAAAAGGAAAAAGTTGTTCTTTATTTGCCCCCTCCTACCCCAGGGCTACGTCCCTGCCCACCCCTCACCTGAAACATTCAAGACACAGGACTTCCCAACATCAGCCAGCCTCAAGACTACCCTTCAAAACTCATGACCTGTACATTCTTTTTGGACTGACGTTGCTGCCCGCACTGATTCTGTATTGGTGAAATCCTTGATGCTTGCAGATGGcttgtgtattttaaattatattgctTGGGGAATAACGAGAGTCAACAAAGATGGGTTGTGCAAACCCTTGACTGCTAAGAAACTCCTACTTTGACAGCTTTTCCCAGCTCACAGGCCGCACGATGCCCAGCCCATCCTGGACGTGGGGGAAGGGGGACATGTCCTGCAATCTAGTTTTATATTGTCTTGCCAACTTTCCACCGCTGTCTCTGAAGCAGATTCCTCTCACCCAACCAGACTACCTGTAATCCAATTTACATTCctgaacaacaaaaatatttttgctcCTTTCCATACAAGCTTTCCAATCTTACACAGAGCAAACACTGCAGCCCTTGGCAGCACAGCCCATCAAGATTCAGAATTCCCATACCCCCCACCAGCCAGCCCTACCCCAAACCAGACCTCCAAGTAAGAAAGACATGAGCACTCCTGCCCACAGGAAAGCTTCTTCACCCACCATGGCTGAAACCGTAAAGTCCCGGGCATGCATCTTTTCAGTGAGCCAGTCCACCTTCCTCCGGGTGTTGATGAAGATGACAGCTTGGGTGATGGTGAGGGTCTCGTAGAGATCACACAATGTGTCCAACTTCCACTCCTTGTATGGGAGAGACAAAGGAGGGCTAGAACTGATGCCCATGGAGCCAAACCCTCACAAGAGCCTCATTCTGTTCTTCAGACAACACGGAGAATGCCAAAAGGCTGCTTATGGCGTCGCCTGCCCTGTCTGCAGGAGCTCAGGGCCCAACAACTGGAAGGGCAGCTTCATGACAAGCCTCTATAGACTCAAGAGACCATCCACACCACAACATTTAAACAGATTTCAAAGCAGCTTGACGGTTACTGCCTCTCCTAACAGAAGGCGGAGAGACCAGCACTGGCTGAAGGGGATGAGGAATCTTTGTTAAGAGATCCCTAAACACCAACTGCCTGCAGTCCCCTCGCCTGGAAGCCACAGAAGGGATGACTTTGTAGCCAGAcatgtggttcccccccccccagcttcttgAATTTGCCATGTGCCCGAGCAGCCTAAATTATGACTGATGTCTTGCCACCTCCAAACCCCTCCCCAACCCCACTGAAGCCAGGACAACAGGTGGCACATACCTCCCTCTCCACGTTTATGTAGAACTGCCTAATACCCTCCAGAGTCAGCTCTTCCTTCTTCACCAGGATACGGATTGGGTCCCTCATGAACTTCTTAGTCACCTCCAGGACATCCATGGGCATGGTGGCAGAGAGTAGCACCAcctggaaggaagggggagaggggccgACCTGAGAATCCTTCCTGGCACTTAGCTCCTCCCCCACAAATCCACTGGCAACGGTTCCTCCCAACAGCGACAAGATCTTGACTACAGCACTCCTGCCCAAACAGCACTGGCCTCTTTCAGGCGCAAGGTGAAAACCTTTGTTTACCCAGGCCTCAGGAACATAATCAGCCTTCTTGTTGACACTGCTACTTATGTTTATGCTGTTAACATGTTAATTTTGTGTTGTGCAGGACTGTTAATCCCTCTGGACTTCCACTGGGAAGAGACGTATGAGAGAAACAAACCCGAACCTGCATCTCTCAAGGCTAACACTCCCGCAAGCTCGGCTACCCTAAAGTTCTAAAGGAGCACCTACGGAGAGTGAAAAAATCCAACTATTTGTGGTACTGAGACCACCAGGATCCAGGGAGTAGGCCGGCCTCTCTGAGCCCGGCACCCTctggctgttttggactacaactcccaacagcccccacTATCATAGATATATGGTGCCAAGACTGACAGAAACATGAGTGGCAGTTGATATCCAAAATATCTGTAAGGAACTAGACTGGAGAGGCGTTAAGACATCCACGCTAGATGGGGATACCCTGGATAATCTAGGCACTGACAGGCCAGGTTACTCCCTCCTACCTCAAAGAACTAGgccccccatttttatttttttttggagaATACGAGCCAAAACACTGTACCTGCGTGTTCCCACTCAGTTTCTGGAATATGTCATAGATCTGGTCCTTGAAACCCCGACTCAGCATCTCATCGGCTTCATCCAGCACAAACATCTTGATAAACTTGGGCGCTATGGAGACAGAGGAGCATTAAGTTGGGGTCTTTTTCTGAAGGAGCAGACCAATGTTAACTAGACTGGAGGAAGCTGCTGTTCTCAGGGACCTTGTCGGTTATGATCACTTCCCCCCCAGAACCCCAGGCCCTTCCCCCAGCTCAGCAGAACgctgtcggggggggggaattggggttGCGGGGGTCAGATGACACGCATGGGGTTGATCATCAtagagcagcagcagaggcagggAAATCAGGTGGCAACTCTCCCACCACAAGTCAAACCCCAGAAGCAAAACAGATTGCTCAAGGTAAGAGAAAATACTGGGTTGCATTTTGAGGACTAGGTAGAAGGAGCAGGGAGAGCATCAAGGACCCACAGCACTCCCCACCTTGTAGCCGTGAAGAGTAACAGCTGTAGAAAAAAAAGCCAAGTTGAAATGAAAGTTGCAGGAATCCAAGCTGCAGATTTGCTGTGTGTAACACCAAGGCTTGAGTATAGTACCAGCCAAATAAAAGTGAAATGTGAGTGAAGATACTTACATAGATACCGCCTGTTTAACATGTCAAACACCCGCCCAGGCGTCCCCACAATGATATGGGGGGcttccatctgcagcttctgaacctcAGCACGGACATTTGTCCCCCCTATACAGGCATGGCAAGAGGCGCCCATGTAGTCCCCCAGCGCCATCACCACCTTCTGGATCTGCGTGAAAAGGGAGGAGAAGTATTAACTGGGGTCTTGCACACGATGTCCTGAGCAGTCGCTCCCACCTGGCGAAGGCGGCTGGTGCAGCCACTTCACTTCCACACAGCTGTCCCCCCAGCATGAACCAGCAAACAGCCACAGGAGGGAAACTGTGCTGTGATGAATAGGGGCAGTCACTGTCCCCCTGCTAGATATAAGGAAGTCACCACTTTTTCACGGTGCCTCTTTGCCCATTAGCAGGGGTGGAGCAATCCAGAGGCATGCAAGAAAGCAAGCCTCTTCTGGTCTCTTAAAATGGCTTGAACACGAGGCAGAGAAAAGACTGTGACACAAAGGGCTGGGAGCCAGGCGCTTCAGGCCAAAAGGAAGTTGGCAGAAGCCTGAGGTAGACATGGCCACTGAGGGATGAGTGCAGTGGGTACTATTGGCAGCAGAGGCCCCAGACTTTGAGACTCTTAGCTTTTATTAtgactgctgctactgctgccctAGGCAAAGCTGCATGCGACACAATGCAGATACCACCACGACATGTTCTAAAGGAAACAGACCCCCGTCTCAACTGTCTTGCCTCGCAAACCACTAGTCAAGACTTGGATTTACCTGCGCTAGGGAGTGTAAACAGAAAAAAACTGACCTGCTGAGCCAACTCTCTTGTTGGGGCCAGAACCAACGCTTGGGTAGCCTTCAGGTCCAGCTCGATTTGCTGCAAGATGGAGATAGCGAAAGTGGCTGTTTTCCCAGTTCCAGACTGGGCTTGAGCGATCACATCGTAACCTGAGCAGGAGGAAATGGGAGAGGTGTCACACACAGCAAATTACACGTCTGGCCTACTCCAGAGGTGGCAGCTGCAACTCCTTAGGTGGCTAGACAGGGCCACTGACGGCTTTCGTTCACCTGCTGTTGTCTTGTTTCCCCAGCATGAACCAGCAGGCAGCCACTGGGAAGAACACTGTGCTGGGATGAACAGGGTGAGCTGATTTTCCCTTGCTAGATATAAGACAGCCACCACTTTAAAAAGGTGCCTCTTTGCCCATCAGCAAGGGGGATGGAGACAGAAGTCCTGGGTAGTTGGACTGCTGATCTCAGAGGGACCAAAGTTCAGCAGCaaggcatgtgctttgcatgcagaaggatccAGAAACAATTGCCTGGCCTCTCTCGCTAAAGGTATCTTGGGTAGCAATGACTGGGGAAAAGTGCTCTTCGTCCCTGCCAGACATCATAGAGAGTCACTGTCAGGCAGACCAGACCAGCCTCTCCTGGAGCCGggcgccttccagatgtttgggactacaacctcccatcattcccaggaaGCTCAGCTGTTTTGACTGAGGCCGATGAAAGTTGTACTTCAAAATATCTACAGGACACCAAGCTGGGAGAGGCCAATACAGGGCAGGCGAACAGACCTTTTCACGCTCCCAAGTGGAAGTGACAGCTGTCAgctgggatggctttaagaggattagacaaattcacgaagGATGAGGCTGTTATCTAACACAtgtttaaagcacacaacttccctgaaagaaacctggaaactgtggtttccccctcactcagctacaaattcccagcgcccttaacaaaccatactcttcccatgattctttgaaggaagccacatgctttaattGTGTGTCGGATGGCTTTCAActtatggtgtggacctgcccccAGTCAACTGTCTCGGTAGAATCTAGTGGGACTTCAGTTGCTGAAGCTCTCAGGGGGTTCAAATACTTTGGCTCATCAAGGCAGCATCCTAGGCTGACGACTCTGCTGTCCGCTGTTCTAATCTGCTCCAAGTCCTCTTCCCTCCCAGTCTTTTGATGCCCTCCTTTTACATACAttttccctccctttttaaaaaaagagcacttGAGTGGTTTGTCTCACCCTTGATACAAGGGAGAATGGCTCGCTGTTGGATGGCAGAAGGCTTCTCAAAGCCGTAAGCATAGATTCCTCGCAGGAGTGACTCTGACAAGTTCATGTCATCAAAGCTGTCAACGATCTCGTTCCAATTGCTCtgtaggaagaaggaaaagaTGGGCCCTCCAGCCAAAACCTTCTCAGCCCCGAACTCCTGAGTCCTTCCTCACTGAGGGGGTGGGGGTGAAATCTGGGGCAATTTCAATACTATTGTTTGGATACAGAGATATCGTTTGGTGGCGGCCAGCACTGAAATACCACTGCGGTTGGAATTGTACCCCTACATGTCACTCCCTAGGCAGACTCCTCTCTTTGTGCCCCATTCCCTGGGGGAATATACCTCACATATCCACAGgagttctctctctccaagcctATTATGAGATGGCTTCCTGCTAGTCTTCACCATACTGATGTCACCCACTTTGCGTGTGTACAACTGGGCACTCACCTCAATGACGCCATCAGGATCCATCCCTTCGGGGCCATTGTCTCTGGATCTAGGAGAAAAAGCATATAGTACAATATGGACTTGGAATCATTCTAACAAGTAACACAGCAAATACCAATGCACTCCCCTCTTGCATGCATTATGGCCCCAAAAGGCACAGCTTGCTTCAAAACAGAACTATCTCTTACATACAGAACAGCCTTAGTGCATCAGGCCACAGGCCAGCATTATTCCTCGCCTCCCACCTAAGAGCAGCAGCCTCGATTAGCCCTTAGAAGGCCAGAAGTTCAGCATTACAAAGACAGTCTCCCCATTCCTATTTAGCCCCCATGGCTACAGGTAGACTGCCATGAGGCTGGAAGCTCCACTGGGTTTACCATAGGAAGTAACTGTTGTCCACAGACCTTTTTACATGAGCCTCTTCCCTTTCCCTAGCCAGATCTTGTAGCTGGGAGTTCCACAGCTCCCCCCATAACTCCAACTGCTTATGGAGAAAGGTATTCCTGCCCTGATCACAGTTGGGAAAGGAGACCAAACCTTACCTAAGCTGCTGCTCTCCTCACCCCGCCCCCCTCGGCTCCCCACGTGTTCCCTTCCTTCCATCTCCCTCTTTCTTCCTGCTTTCCTTTTAAGGGCAAgaggctcctccccctcccctccggcCACAGGGCCGTGACGTCACGGACGCAGAGTTCCCGGATGCAAAGCAGCAGGACAATAGGCAAGGGGGGAAATGGACGCGCCCGCGGCGGGGGGAAGAGAAGCGCTGTAATGATTTCAGATTCGGACCCTTTCTTTTCACTCATAcccaaattttaaaaagggctCGCCCGTCCCAAGCCTGAGCGGTGCGGAAATGGTATTGCCcaacaaggggagggggagaatgggcGGGTCCAAATGTTGAACGGGGGGGCGGAGAGCAAGAAAAAGGAATGGACCACTGGGAGAGAAAAAGGGGGAGATGGGGGGAACTTGTGTAAGAGAAAGGCTCAAAATGGTTCCTTCCGcggaaaaaggggagggggaggcaaacgACGGGCCTCCTTCCTTCGTCCTCCACGGGGACACACAGCCGTTTTCGTCGCCCCCACCGCCAGTAAAGAAAAGCCTAAGAAACTCCCCCCGATCACCTCCTCACACACACCCCGACTTAACAAAAGAGAAGCCGTCCCCCTTCCCAAGGAAAATGGAGGCGCCTCCGGGGGAGGGTTGGAAAAAAGTGAGAAGTGCGAAAAAAATagcttttggggggggagcaggcaaCGCCATTATGGGCAGACGCCTCCCGCTGCCTCCTCGCCGAAATGGCGTCACTGTCCTGGAGGAAGCCCTTCCTCACACACCGGGATTAGGGACACGGCTTCcattttcccctcttctcttccccccccgaGATGAGAATGGTTTCGGCCCAACGGCTAAAGAGGCCCCCTTAATAAGCCGAGAGCGCGAACCCACTCCCGATgcgggggtgggtgggcagaaaAGGCCGCGACTTGGTCGGCCACGTGGAAAGGCCGAGGCGTGGAAGACGAGAACAAAATGGAGGCGGCGCTGGCTCGTTCccgtaaaaaaaaaggaaagagagacaTGAGGGAAGCGCGGCGAAGGAGCCTTCTCTGTCCTTCCCGCCCCACGGGCCCCCGCAATGGTTCGGTCCGGCAGAGGAGCCTGAAAGGGCGGGGGAAGAGAACCGGCATGAAAGGCCttcgcgggggggggggaggaagaggaccgCGCGCCCTTCTCCACTCACCGGCTCTCTTGACTCGCAGACATTCTGGGGAAAAGGTCCTAGCCCCGCCCGCCTCGCGCTCCCTTATAAGAGCCGCCGGGGCCCCGCCCAGCGGCCCCTCCTCCATTGGCTACTTTCGCCTAAGCCCGCCCGACGGCCTCGCTCCTCCAATTGGCCTGGCCGGCCCGACCGGCTTCGCTCCCATTGGCCCGCCTCCCTCCCTCCGAGGCGGGATTGGCGGCGGAGACCGTCACGGTCCGCGCTGCCGCGCACTGATTGGACCGGAGGAGCCCTCGGGCGTTCGGGGCCTTGGGTGACGTCAGGCCTAGAGGAGCGTGGGAGGGGAACAGAGCTGGCGCGGGCTGGCGGGCGTCATAACGCAACGGAGTGGAAGGGGCTGCCGGCCGCCGATTGGCTCTGTGCCTCGTCCGTCAAGGGAGGGGCGCCCGCAGCCAAAGAGAGGCCGGGGAAAGGCGGGCTCCTAGAAGACCTGTGAGGAAAAGGCCCACGTGGTTAGATGGGGGCTTTTTTAAGGCCTGCAGCttttgtgggaggggggaaggggaggcccGCCGGTCAGGCAGCCTCCCACCACGTGACGTGAGCCTGGGTTCCCGTGGGGGCGGGGGTGAAAAGGACAATGTCCCCCCAACCCCAAAATGCAATGGGAGGCTGGCCTGTCATTTTGGATACGCGTGTATTTTGGGGGAAGGGGCAACCCCCACCGTCAAAATACGTGCAAATCCCTTGCCCCCCCCGGGAGACCCTCCCTCGTCCCTTCCCCGCCTCCTGCTCGGCCTAGGCCCCGATCAGCTTGTAGCCCCCCACTTTACGCGGGGGAGCGCTTCCTctgacagcctccccccccccgctgtgccTGGGAGGAGAGGCCCTGTAGCCGAGGCGGAAGCCCCTCTGCTGGCCGACTCGGCTATTGCCTTCGCCAACCCCGCCCGGCCCTCCATGTTTTTAAACAATAGGTCAGCACCCTCTGCCGACTGGCAGCGCTCCCACCACACGGCTACCTGTGAAAAGAAGGAAGAAAGGGGCCTCTCTCCCCAGCCCCCCAAGAAAAGGGAATTTTGGGGTTCGAAGTGGGTCTGCTGCACAGGTCGCTGTTTTTAAATCACCCCCCCCAATAGGCCCGTGAGCACCTCCCATGGGAGCGACGCAGCGAAGTGGTCCCTGGTGAGGCAGCACCCGGGCAGCGAGGAGCGGCAGTGGTTGGGCAAGGGGGCTCTTGCCGTTGACCTCAGGAGGTGCCCAACAAGGCTGGCCTGTATAGGAAAGGCTGCCAAACGGTGCCTTCCATTGTGGATGTCAATGGGGAAAGCTATAtctatgaatcatagaatcatagagttggaaggggccttgtaggccatgaagtccaaccccctgctcacagcaggaaatccacagctagagcatctcctgcagatagctgtccagcctctgcttgaagacatccagcgaaggggatcccaccacctccctaggcagtcagttccattgctgaactgcccttactgtcaagaagttccttctaatgtccaatctgaatctacgctcctgcaacttaaaacctctctctctttctctctccttctctctctctcacacacacacacagagagagagagagagagagggctccCTTGAGGTAATCAGTAATACCAGACATACTCAGATGACCCTAGCAATCTTCTCCTACAAGCGAAGCccagctgggtcagaccaaaggtcaaTGGAGGCCGAACACCCTCCTTTGCAGAGAAGCCCACAACTAGCCCTCTTTTTTTGTTGCCTCCCAGCAGCTGCTTCCACATGAGATTCCATTTCGCTATTAGGACTAATGGCAATTAATAGACTTCTGAAGACCTACGAATTGGCTAGTCCCCTTTTAAAGCACCCTTAAGCTAGTGCCCAGCAAATGCTGTAGCTGAATTCAGTGttgtttcccacccctgaataTACACATTTCAT belongs to Rhineura floridana isolate rRhiFlo1 chromosome 11, rRhiFlo1.hap2, whole genome shotgun sequence and includes:
- the EIF4A1 gene encoding eukaryotic initiation factor 4A-I — protein: MSASQESRSRDNGPEGMDPDGVIESNWNEIVDSFDDMNLSESLLRGIYAYGFEKPSAIQQRAILPCIKGYDVIAQAQSGTGKTATFAISILQQIELDLKATQALVLAPTRELAQQIQKVVMALGDYMGASCHACIGGTNVRAEVQKLQMEAPHIIVGTPGRVFDMLNRRYLSPKFIKMFVLDEADEMLSRGFKDQIYDIFQKLSGNTQVVLLSATMPMDVLEVTKKFMRDPIRILVKKEELTLEGIRQFYINVEREEWKLDTLCDLYETLTITQAVIFINTRRKVDWLTEKMHARDFTVSAMHGDMDQKERDVIMREFRSGSSRVLITTDLLARGIDVQQVSLVINYDLPTNRENYIHRIGRGGRFGRKGVAINMVTEEDKRTLRDIETFYNTSIEEMPLNVADLI